The proteins below are encoded in one region of Zootoca vivipara chromosome 10, rZooViv1.1, whole genome shotgun sequence:
- the ASB13 gene encoding ankyrin repeat and SOCS box protein 13: MERTMASSFVPGEIGFWVDRTPVHEAARRGEILQLQELIANGACVNLVTYDSITPLHEASLRGQTQCVQMLLAAGAQVDARNIDGSTPLCDACASGSIDCVKVLLSHGAKVNPPLYTASPLHEACMNGSAECVRLLIDVGANLEAHDCHFGTPLHVACAREHLDCVKILLNAGANVNAAKLHETALHHAAKVKNADLVEMLVEFGGNVYARDNRGKKPSDYTWRSSPAAKCFEHFEKTPLSLSQLCRLSLRRAVGQPALEKIAQLHIPARLIRFLSYQ; this comes from the exons ATGGAGAGGACTATGGCTAGCAGCTTCGTGCCGGGCGAGATTG GGTTTTGGGTGGACAGGACGCCGGTTCATGAGGCGGCCAGGAGAGGGGAGATCCTCCAGCTGCAAGAGCTCATCGCCAACGGCGCCTGCGTCAACTTGGTCACGTATGATTCCATCACGCCGCTGCACGAAGCCAGCCTGCGCGGACAGACGCAGTGCGTGCAAATGCTCCTTGCTGCGGGAGCCCAG GTGGACGCCCGGAACATAGACGGCAGCACCCCTCTGTGCGATGCCTGTGCCTCTGGGAGCATCGACTGCGTGAAAGTGTTGCTCTCGCACGGGGCCAAAGTCAACCCTCCGCTCTACACGGCCTCCCCCCTCCACGAGGCCTGCATGAATG gCAGCGCTGAGTGCGTGCGTCTCCTTATTGATGTCGGTGCCAACCTGGAAGCTCACGATTGTCACTTTGGGACCCCTTTGCACGTGGCGTGCGCTAGAGAGCATCTGGACTGCGTGAAGATACTGCTCAACGCAG GGGCCAACGTCAACGCAGCCAAGCTCCACGAGACGGCCCTCCACCACGCCGCCAAGGTGAAGAACGCCGATCTGGTGGAGATGCTGGTGGAGTTTGGGGGGAACGTTTACGCCAGGGACAACCGGGGGAAGAAGCCTTCCGACTACACCTGGAGGAGCAGCCCGGCCGCCAAGTGCTTTGAGCATTTCGAAA AAACGCCTCTGAGTTTGTCCCAGCTCTGTCGACTCAGCCTGAGACGCGCCGTCGGTCAGCCAGCCTTGGAGAAGATCGCCCAACTCCACATCCCCGCCAGATTGATCAGATTCCTCTCCTACCAGTGA